TGAACTCCATATATATTCGCCAATAGAGGCAGTTGGGTGTACGAATTTCCTGCTTCATGGGGAAGCCGCTTACAAGTAAGGTGAATCGCACCCGTGCCCGGTCAAATTCGGATGACCGAGCTTTGCAATGCTATTCCGGCACTGTGCACCATCGCAACAGCAGGTCTTGAACGTTACAGCGAATTTCGCTGACTTGTGCTCACGGAACAGGCATTTCAGACGATGAACGCTGTTTCCCACGGGCCCGAACCGTTCACAATTAGGGGAGACTGCTCTAATTATTCAAGGGGGCATCACGTCAGGCAAGCGTCAAGCGACCTGCATGCAACTTCGACGATGTCCACAGCAGCTGAGAACTTCGGTCTGAATCGCGGTTCGACCAGACTACGGAACATCTGTTCATTACTGCCCGAAACCGCTGCACACAAGCGAATTGACAGCGACGGAGTCAAGGTATTACGGCAGCGGCTTTATAGGATTCGGGCGCACCCACCGAATCGACGAGAGCAAGCGTTAGCCGAAGCGGTGATGCTGTTTGGTGGGACCAAAGTTGCCAGGCATCCGTACGTGCCGTCACGCTACGCCAGGATTTCTTCCACAACTTCGCCGTGCACGTTCGTCAGGCGACGTTGGATACCGTTGTGGTAGAACGTAAGTTTTTCGTGGTCAATGCCGAATAGATGCAGGATGGTGGCATGAAAGTCGTGCCATGGAATGGGCCGTTCAACCGCTTTCCAGCCAAGATCATCGGTGTTGCCGAATGCGAATCCAGGCTTGAGGCCCGCACCGGCCATCCAACAACTGAAGCCGTAGCGATTGTGGTCTCGCCCTGGCCCAACCTGATCGGCCGCCGACTGGGCAAACGGTGTGCGACCGAATTCCGTCGTGAACAGCACCAGTGTGTCGTGCAGCATGCCGCGTTGCTTCAAGTCCTTCAGCAAAGCAGCGACGGGTTGGTCGATGCGACCGGCTTCGATCGTGTGGTTCTCTTTCACATTTTCATGAGCGTCCCAGCTGGCTCGCGGGTTTCCTGCAATTGGACCGCCGGAGAACAACTGCACAAATCGCACACCTTGTTCCAGCAGCCGCCGGCCCAGCAGACAGCGTCGACCCATGTCGGCAGTTTGCTGATTGTTGATGCCATAAGATTCCTGAGTAGTGACAGACTCTTCCGCAAAGCTGCTGACTTGAGGAATGGACGTCTGCATCTTCGCTGCTAACTCGTAGCTCTTCAGCCGAGCCATCAGTGTGGCGTCGCCTCCCTGACGATCCACATGCTGTTGGTTGACGGCTTGCACAAACTGACGAGTCGCCGCGTCATTTTCCGCGCTCAGCTTGTCGCCGCCCACCAGGTTGCTGGGAAACAAATCGCGAACCGGTTGCTTACCGCCACGCAACACGACTCCCTGATGATTCGACGGTAGAAAAGCGCTGCTCCACGTTGAGGCTCCCGTATTCGGGGCACCTCGTTCGTCGTTCAATACGACGTAGGCAGGAAGCGATTCGTTTTCGACACCCATGCCGTAGGAAATCCAGCTTCCCATTGAAGGAAAGCCGTTGAACTCAAAGCCGTTGTTAGCCAGAAACAGTGCCGGCGTGTGGTTAGCCGATTTGGATTCCATACTGCGCAGAATGGTCAGGTCGTCGGCAAGTTCTGCGATGTGAGGAAACATGTCGGAGATCATCAATCCGCTTTCGCCGCGCGGCGTGAACTTCCAGTCTTCTCGTCGCAGCAACCCCATCTGTCCGAAGAAGAGGTCTGGAGTTTCGTCAGTCTGCAGCGACTTACCGTGAAGCCTGGTCAATTCGGGCTTATAGTCGAACGAATCGATGTGGCTTAAACCGCCAACAAGGCAAATGTGAATCGCCCGCTTCGCTTTCACGGGACGAGAACCGAAACCGTCGGAGGCAGATGCCGTTTCAGCAGCCAGCAGCGAGGCGAGTGCCGTTGCGCCGAGTCCGTTGATGCCCCAGTGAAATAGATCGCGACGATCAAGGGCCTGGTTATCGTTCATAAGTTGCTCCGCGTGTTCTGTCCGCTTGCTATTCGATGACGACAAACTCGTTCACATTGAAGAGGCCTCGGCACAATGCCGATAAGCCGTGCTCGGCAACCAGTTTGTCCGAGAGCACTCGTTCTGATTCGTTGGGATCGCGCGCGATTGCCAACTGCCACGCTCGTGTAATTTGAGCCGCGTGATCGTCGCCCGCTTCGCTGCGAACTCGTTCAGCAAAGTAATCCGACATCCGGAGCACCAGCACGTTGTTCATCAGGCTTAACGATTGCAGTGGCGTCGTTGTCACCGAACGTCGCGGAGCCGTCGCGGCGGGATCGGGACAGTCGAACGAATCCAGCAACGCGCTGCGTCCGCCGCGCGGATTGAAGCGATAAACGGTCCGTCGAAAGAAATCGGGATGGTCGACATCGATCGGTTCGTAGTACGTCGTGCCTTTGTGCAATGTGACCGACACGTCTTTGAAGCTTGGTCCACCAGCAGCATCGTTCAGCTTGCCGACAGTCGTCAGCATTGCGTCTCGCAACGATTCCGCCTCCAGTCGGCGAACATTGGCTCTCCACAATAATCGGTTGGTTGCATCCTTAGCCGCAGCCTTCTTCGTGTCGGCTGCCGAGTGGCCGTGAGTCGCCTGTCTGTAGGTACTTGCCATGACGATTTGCCGGTGGAGTGACTTCAGCCGATAGCCGTTGTCCTGAAATTGTAACGCCAGATAATCTAATAGCTCAGGGTGACTTGGGCGTCCGCCGTTGAATCCGAAGTCGTTGGGGGTATCGACGATGCCTGCGCCGAAGTGGTAATGCCAGACACGGTTGACGATCACGCGAGCGAAGAGAGGATTGTTCTCGCTCGTGATCCACTCTGCCAACTTCCGGCGACGCTCTGCTTCTGCGGCGTCAGGTGCCAGGCCGAAATCAGCCGAAAGCCCCTCGATTGCATCGATCGCTGCAGGAGCAACGACGTCGCCGACATTGTCCGGATCGCCTCGCAGCAGCACATTTGTCACTGCAGCTTTGCGAGCGGTAAGCGTATAAACGGTGCGATTGACCTTCGCGGCCTGCAGATCGCGTGACGCCTGCAAATGTGCGGTGGCAGCTTTTAGATCCTCGCGTTGTTTGCGAGTGGCCTCGTGCAGCGACGCGACGAGCTGCTCTTCAGGAACATACTCGGCTGCATTGCCAGATGACGCTGCGACTTCATCCGGTGTTAAAGCGCGGTTGTAAAATCCAGCGGCGTGAATTCGGCCTTTCAAGTT
This DNA window, taken from Fuerstiella marisgermanici, encodes the following:
- a CDS encoding DUF1501 domain-containing protein; this translates as MNDNQALDRRDLFHWGINGLGATALASLLAAETASASDGFGSRPVKAKRAIHICLVGGLSHIDSFDYKPELTRLHGKSLQTDETPDLFFGQMGLLRREDWKFTPRGESGLMISDMFPHIAELADDLTILRSMESKSANHTPALFLANNGFEFNGFPSMGSWISYGMGVENESLPAYVVLNDERGAPNTGASTWSSAFLPSNHQGVVLRGGKQPVRDLFPSNLVGGDKLSAENDAATRQFVQAVNQQHVDRQGGDATLMARLKSYELAAKMQTSIPQVSSFAEESVTTQESYGINNQQTADMGRRCLLGRRLLEQGVRFVQLFSGGPIAGNPRASWDAHENVKENHTIEAGRIDQPVAALLKDLKQRGMLHDTLVLFTTEFGRTPFAQSAADQVGPGRDHNRYGFSCWMAGAGLKPGFAFGNTDDLGWKAVERPIPWHDFHATILHLFGIDHEKLTFYHNGIQRRLTNVHGEVVEEILA